In Chloracidobacterium sp., the following proteins share a genomic window:
- a CDS encoding RHS repeat protein, with protein MTLTFGGVLAAELQQLVNGTWYDEAWMYQDGTRTYGNYGHNYTATFRTRNWNGCGVSSGWVTASATTLDIGQPWIKVYPGPGNSVYVQTGAVADVNSTLYWSSNNGVSFDYHSTWYNGSLPPPVEVPLVPNQTYFFYAQIDPGGDDGIRYTPIKGVRLSADQDYGICDLTVAPSQVGKPVNVINGNMFLEQTDFRLPGIGEEIAINRSYNSLVQFGGMFGLGWSTKYDVSLTVIDARNLRLAAADGRAIYFARVGLSDPFSGITPGFPGSFIANGDGTYTLTFPDGRSKKFGTNGKLLWEKDRNGNQTTLNYDRNGILTGVADSFGRTLTITISNGLVSQISDSLGTIATYAYYPATNLLQTVTYQDGSKFEFEYDSTSAPGKTLLKTVNDASNNILETHLYDSQGRATTSEVHGTHEKYTLDYSNSAFTSVTDGLGRITKYHFDRTAARNVVKKIEGLCGCGGGGTEATEYFYDAELNLVKKVDALSRETLYTYDISRNLLSLEEKIGQTSLGTETFTYNAFRQPLTHTDRMNGVTTNTYDANGNLLTTKDPLNNVTTLDYPTTNNRGLPTQIKDARNNITKFKWFANSGLLEEIEDPYGKKTNFTYDARGRTNTITNPLGHVTDYNYLDDAQRKVEMIYPNLDKVTYKYDIRRLLESITDERGKITNYEFDPQYRLKKITDPLGHTREFGYNSMSFMTSSKDGLGNITNYSPDDFDRLKEVEYPAPTVGAPRLKEKFEYDKVGRIKKVTDTANRDTVYTYDDTNRKITITNAELESTELKYNARLQNIEVKDALNQVYTFTYDPLDRMLSQTRAGATMSFEYDAVGNRQKRTDYAGRVTHYEYDNLNRLKKIKYGDPVTPGTPVQEATYNYDDISRLISAINGSGTVSFVYDNRNRVTSTTDVFNRVVAYEYERTSTVNQKRLKLDGALYATYNYDNAERLANIVNASDSTTITFGYDNADRMTSRVYPNGVTTTYEYDDMSRLKRLKDVNASATLFDRQYQYNAANQISQITEPSLTRIFGYDNVNRLTSVSNGGSGESYTYDDVGNRTSSHLASSYGYQVGQFNQLISATTASQTLAYSYDANGNMTRKAEGSNLWQYTWDHDNRLTEAAARRTKVRYRYDALGRRVQRYTVANAENTKFTHDGQDVLVDDNFGTLTKYVNGEGIDNKLRATTGSTPSYFLADHLGSTNGLANSSGLLTASTGYDSFGNPTNTSFASRYQFTGREFDSAAKMQFSRARFYDPAIGRFISEDPIGLAAGDVNLYGYVWNDPLQYTDPSGQLAVLPVVYLVFEVCATGYDIYDFGSTLVDPNADWFDVGIGGGGLVLGAVAPGGGYGAVGKGVKRYGRRGSPATRDQLDAVRDQFLDANPSYRQVGGGRDRVTGADIPEEYIPNINGGRKGGSYPDLTFEGPDGSRIRFNTYDSNKSGFPTRREADGGDRLFDNSGGSPLVMIPKQKCAPCNK; from the coding sequence GTGACGCTTACATTCGGCGGTGTTCTGGCGGCAGAACTGCAGCAATTGGTAAATGGGACATGGTACGACGAGGCGTGGATGTATCAGGACGGCACTCGCACTTACGGTAATTACGGTCATAATTACACTGCCACATTCAGAACGCGAAACTGGAACGGCTGTGGGGTATCGTCGGGCTGGGTCACTGCCTCGGCAACGACTTTGGATATTGGGCAACCGTGGATAAAGGTCTATCCTGGCCCCGGAAACTCGGTTTATGTACAGACTGGCGCTGTCGCTGATGTTAATAGCACCCTCTATTGGTCATCCAACAACGGAGTTTCCTTCGATTATCATTCAACCTGGTACAATGGCAGTCTACCCCCGCCGGTGGAAGTCCCTTTGGTTCCCAATCAAACCTACTTCTTTTATGCACAGATCGACCCAGGCGGCGATGATGGCATACGCTACACGCCGATCAAAGGGGTCAGGCTCTCGGCCGATCAGGATTACGGCATCTGCGACCTGACCGTCGCACCGTCGCAAGTAGGGAAACCTGTAAATGTTATCAACGGCAACATGTTTCTCGAGCAAACCGATTTCCGGCTCCCGGGTATCGGTGAGGAAATCGCTATCAATCGAAGCTATAACAGCCTCGTTCAATTTGGCGGAATGTTCGGCTTAGGCTGGTCGACCAAATATGACGTTAGCTTGACGGTGATCGATGCGAGAAACCTTCGTCTGGCCGCTGCTGACGGACGAGCTATCTATTTCGCGCGCGTCGGGCTTAGCGATCCGTTTTCGGGAATCACACCCGGATTTCCAGGATCGTTCATTGCGAACGGCGACGGAACTTACACGCTAACCTTCCCAGATGGAAGATCAAAGAAGTTCGGAACAAACGGAAAGCTCTTGTGGGAAAAGGACCGAAACGGGAATCAGACCACGTTAAATTACGACCGAAACGGTATTCTGACCGGAGTTGCTGATTCGTTCGGAAGGACGCTCACAATCACGATCAGTAATGGGCTGGTCTCCCAAATATCTGATTCTCTTGGCACCATCGCCACATATGCATATTACCCAGCAACCAACCTTCTACAGACCGTTACTTATCAGGACGGCTCAAAATTCGAATTCGAGTACGACTCAACGTCCGCGCCCGGTAAGACTCTTCTTAAAACGGTAAATGACGCCTCGAACAACATTCTGGAAACTCACCTGTATGATTCGCAGGGTCGCGCAACGACCTCTGAGGTTCATGGCACTCACGAAAAATACACGCTTGATTACTCAAACAGTGCCTTTACAAGCGTCACGGACGGACTAGGGCGCATAACCAAATATCATTTCGACCGAACGGCAGCTCGCAATGTTGTGAAGAAGATCGAAGGCCTTTGCGGATGCGGGGGCGGTGGAACCGAGGCGACGGAATACTTCTACGATGCGGAGTTAAACCTTGTTAAAAAAGTTGATGCACTGTCTCGCGAGACTCTGTATACTTATGACATTAGCCGAAATCTGTTGAGCCTCGAGGAAAAGATCGGGCAGACCTCTCTCGGGACGGAAACATTCACTTACAATGCATTTCGGCAGCCTCTAACCCACACAGACCGCATGAACGGCGTTACCACAAACACCTACGACGCCAACGGAAATCTTTTGACGACGAAAGACCCGTTGAATAACGTCACGACTCTCGATTATCCCACAACTAATAACAGGGGGCTGCCGACGCAGATCAAGGACGCGCGGAACAATATTACTAAGTTCAAGTGGTTCGCAAATTCGGGGCTGCTCGAGGAGATCGAGGATCCTTACGGCAAGAAGACGAACTTCACGTACGACGCTCGCGGAAGGACCAATACGATAACTAATCCGCTCGGCCACGTAACCGATTACAACTACCTTGACGACGCGCAGCGAAAGGTCGAGATGATCTATCCGAATCTGGATAAGGTCACTTACAAGTATGACATCCGCCGGCTGCTGGAATCGATCACAGACGAACGCGGCAAGATCACGAACTACGAGTTTGACCCTCAATATCGTTTAAAGAAGATCACCGATCCGCTCGGGCACACGCGAGAGTTCGGCTACAACTCGATGTCGTTCATGACCTCGTCAAAGGACGGCCTGGGTAATATCACGAACTACAGCCCTGACGACTTCGACCGGCTGAAAGAGGTTGAATATCCGGCTCCGACCGTAGGCGCTCCACGTCTAAAGGAAAAGTTTGAATACGACAAAGTCGGGCGTATCAAAAAGGTTACCGACACGGCGAATCGCGATACCGTCTACACGTACGACGATACGAACCGCAAAATAACCATTACGAACGCCGAGCTTGAGAGCACGGAACTCAAGTACAACGCGCGCCTTCAGAACATCGAGGTAAAGGACGCTCTGAATCAGGTTTACACCTTCACCTACGATCCGCTTGACCGGATGCTGTCGCAAACGCGTGCAGGCGCGACGATGTCATTCGAATACGACGCGGTCGGAAACCGCCAGAAGCGAACGGATTACGCAGGCCGTGTCACGCACTACGAATACGACAACCTCAACCGGCTAAAGAAGATCAAGTACGGCGATCCGGTAACGCCCGGCACGCCCGTTCAGGAAGCGACGTACAACTACGACGACATCTCGCGCCTTATCTCGGCTATCAACGGAAGCGGCACCGTCTCATTTGTCTATGACAACCGCAACCGCGTTACGTCGACAACGGACGTTTTCAATCGCGTCGTCGCCTACGAATACGAGCGCACATCGACGGTTAATCAAAAGCGGCTAAAGCTCGACGGCGCACTTTACGCTACATACAACTATGATAACGCCGAGCGGCTGGCGAATATCGTCAACGCGTCCGACAGCACGACGATAACATTCGGGTATGACAACGCCGACAGGATGACCTCGCGGGTTTACCCGAATGGCGTCACAACCACCTACGAATACGACGACATGAGCCGTCTCAAGCGGCTGAAAGACGTTAACGCCTCTGCAACGCTCTTCGACCGGCAGTACCAATACAACGCGGCAAACCAGATCAGCCAGATCACTGAGCCCTCGTTAACGAGGATATTCGGCTACGACAACGTGAACCGCCTGACCAGTGTGTCGAATGGCGGCAGTGGGGAAAGTTATACGTATGACGATGTCGGCAACCGGACGAGTTCGCATCTGGCATCGAGTTACGGCTATCAAGTGGGGCAGTTCAATCAGCTGATATCCGCGACAACGGCGAGCCAGACGCTCGCGTACAGCTACGACGCGAACGGGAACATGACGCGCAAGGCGGAGGGTTCGAATCTGTGGCAATACACCTGGGACCACGACAACCGCCTCACCGAAGCCGCCGCTCGCCGAACGAAAGTCCGCTACCGCTATGACGCGCTTGGCCGCCGAGTGCAGCGTTACACCGTCGCCAATGCCGAAAATACAAAATTCACCCACGACGGCCAGGACGTGCTTGTTGATGACAACTTCGGAACGTTAACGAAATACGTCAACGGCGAAGGCATCGATAACAAACTCCGCGCAACCACCGGCTCGACACCGAGCTACTTCCTGGCTGATCACCTCGGCTCGACAAACGGCCTTGCAAACTCGTCGGGCTTGCTGACGGCATCAACGGGTTACGATTCGTTTGGCAACCCAACGAATACAAGCTTTGCGTCTCGTTATCAATTCACCGGACGGGAGTTCGACTCGGCTGCCAAGATGCAGTTTTCGAGGGCGAGATTCTACGACCCAGCCATCGGGCGCTTCATCTCAGAAGATCCGATTGGGCTTGCCGCGGGTGATGTCAATCTATACGGGTACGTTTGGAACGACCCGCTACAATACACCGATCCCAGCGGGCAGCTAGCGGTGCTGCCAGTCGTTTACCTTGTCTTTGAGGTATGCGCGACGGGGTACGATATCTACGATTTCGGCTCTACGCTCGTGGATCCGAATGCCGACTGGTTTGACGTAGGTATCGGGGGCGGCGGACTTGTCCTTGGGGCCGTTGCACCTGGGGGCGGTTACGGTGCTGTTGGTAAGGGTGTTAAGAGGTATGGCAGAAGGGGGTCCCCCGCGACTCGTGACCAACTTGATGCTGTTAGGGACCAATTCCTTGACGCCAACCCTAGCTACCGGCAGGTTGGTGGAGGACGTGACCGAGTCACCGGTGCCGACATTCCAGAGGAGTATATCCCGAACATAAATGGTGGGAGAAAGGGCGGTTCCTACCCAGACTTGACGTTTGAAGGGCCCGATGGATCGCGAATAAGGTTTAATACCTACGATTCGAACAAAAGCGGGTTCCCTACGAGGCGAGAAGCCGACGGGGGAGATCGCTTGTTTGATAATAGTGGCGGCTCACCGCTCGTGATGATACCCAAGCAAAAATGTGCGCCCTGCAATAAATGA
- a CDS encoding radical SAM protein — translation MRPIKHFEKGLSYVAGAAFNAIRSVNKFKPNPSFTPKWADKPILKSWEKTKPTLGFPRTTDSLCPQCVIEAREEIISGKRDVSTLVNEKVGEIPAQIIERDGQVWMIKECPQHGKVEDMMAVDSKFLQHIESLFPGRDMDAHNDEGLHDHGSSSVKYGRGAVLTVDLTNRCNMMCDPCFMDANQVGFVHELSMEDVTEILDNAIQIKPRRQMSVQYSGGEPTLSPHFLDSIRYARKVGYNSVQAATNGIEFAKSKEFCREAAEAGLRFVYLQFDGIGNDANSHRQIGNLFDVKLRAINNLHEAGVDIILVTTLVNGINNDQVGSIIRFAMENPKKISFIAFQPVSFTGRDEHITEQRRLQQRYTLSHMAHDVKKQVGITEPTRDWFPLSLMGAFADFADVVHGPDTDFGQVSCGCHPNCGVGTAVMINKETNEMAPVPQFLNIQSLVKDMQHISDTNRGKWFSNIMMGLALLKNYDPYGSPSTFTLGAMWKKFDKSFGLSGKDYGKVDGSRTMADIEKRRQDPWNFLFIAGMWFQDLFNYDFRRTEMCIIPYGTQEGEISFCAYNTGIGWRNIIEHMHQNATVAEWYKEHGRHEVFARGKEVELASQEHSLKLNAVDLTRPNKPEMEGPKTAAEEMQMMRKLYNQMVLEKNQIKGENLVQIGGMKKKNKEKELAIAE, via the coding sequence ATGAGACCGATCAAACATTTTGAGAAAGGACTGAGCTACGTCGCCGGAGCGGCGTTCAACGCGATCAGAAGCGTAAACAAATTCAAACCGAATCCGAGCTTCACCCCGAAATGGGCCGACAAGCCGATACTGAAATCGTGGGAAAAGACCAAGCCGACGCTTGGATTTCCGCGAACGACTGATTCGCTTTGTCCGCAGTGCGTGATCGAGGCACGCGAAGAGATCATCAGCGGCAAGCGCGATGTATCGACGCTCGTCAATGAAAAGGTCGGCGAGATACCGGCTCAGATCATCGAACGCGACGGCCAGGTCTGGATGATCAAAGAGTGCCCGCAGCACGGCAAGGTCGAAGACATGATGGCCGTGGACAGCAAGTTTCTGCAGCACATCGAAAGCCTCTTTCCCGGACGCGATATGGACGCCCACAACGACGAGGGCCTGCACGATCACGGTTCGTCGTCGGTCAAGTACGGCCGCGGCGCGGTGCTGACCGTTGACCTGACGAATCGCTGCAACATGATGTGCGACCCGTGCTTTATGGATGCGAATCAGGTCGGTTTCGTCCACGAGCTGTCGATGGAGGACGTCACCGAGATCCTCGACAATGCGATCCAGATCAAGCCGCGTCGCCAGATGTCGGTGCAATACTCGGGCGGCGAGCCGACGCTCAGCCCGCACTTTCTCGATTCGATACGATACGCGCGAAAGGTCGGCTACAATTCGGTCCAGGCCGCAACGAACGGCATCGAGTTCGCAAAATCCAAAGAGTTTTGTCGCGAGGCGGCTGAGGCCGGCCTTCGCTTCGTCTATCTCCAGTTTGACGGTATCGGCAACGACGCCAACTCGCACCGCCAGATCGGCAACCTGTTTGACGTCAAATTGCGTGCGATCAACAACCTGCACGAGGCCGGCGTTGACATCATTCTCGTGACCACGCTGGTCAACGGCATCAATAACGACCAGGTCGGCTCGATCATCCGGTTCGCGATGGAGAATCCCAAGAAGATATCGTTCATCGCATTCCAGCCCGTGTCATTCACCGGCCGCGACGAACACATCACCGAGCAGCGCCGGCTGCAGCAGCGTTATACGCTGTCGCACATGGCACACGACGTTAAGAAGCAGGTCGGCATCACCGAGCCGACGAGGGATTGGTTCCCGCTTAGCTTGATGGGGGCCTTCGCTGACTTTGCGGACGTGGTCCACGGGCCCGACACTGATTTTGGCCAGGTCTCGTGCGGCTGCCACCCGAACTGCGGCGTCGGCACGGCCGTGATGATCAACAAGGAAACGAACGAGATGGCCCCTGTCCCGCAGTTCCTTAACATTCAGAGCCTCGTCAAGGACATGCAGCACATCAGCGACACCAACCGCGGAAAATGGTTCTCGAACATCATGATGGGCCTTGCCCTGCTCAAGAACTACGATCCGTACGGTTCGCCTTCGACGTTTACGCTCGGCGCCATGTGGAAGAAATTCGACAAGTCGTTCGGCCTCTCAGGCAAGGATTACGGTAAGGTTGACGGCAGCCGCACGATGGCCGACATCGAAAAGCGTCGTCAGGACCCGTGGAACTTCCTGTTTATCGCGGGAATGTGGTTCCAGGACCTCTTTAATTACGATTTCCGCCGCACCGAGATGTGCATCATCCCTTACGGCACGCAGGAGGGCGAGATCTCGTTCTGTGCCTACAACACCGGCATCGGCTGGCGTAACATTATCGAGCACATGCACCAGAACGCGACCGTTGCCGAATGGTACAAAGAGCACGGCCGCCACGAGGTGTTTGCCCGAGGCAAAGAGGTCGAGCTGGCGTCGCAGGAGCACAGCCTCAAGCTCAACGCCGTCGACCTGACCCGGCCCAACAAGCCCGAAATGGAAGGCCCCAAGACCGCCGCCGAAGAGATGCAAATGATGCGCAAACTCTACAACCAAATGGTCCTCGAAAAGAACCAGATCAAAGGCGAAAACCTCGTCCAGATCGGCGGGATGAAGAAAAAGAACAAAGAAAAAGAACTGGCAATTGCAGAGTAG